The genomic window GAATGGATATTGAAGAAGTGGCAGAACACACACCACACTTAATCTTCACAGAAGAAATTGATCCCAATGTAGGATTACAAGGTTTCCAAGCAAGAAGAATTGCCTTTAATTTAGGTCTTTCTGGAAATGCTTTCAAAGAAATGGTTCAGTTTGCTGATGCTTTATACAAAGCTTACATTGGTTCTGATGCTTCAATGTTCGAAATCAATCCAGTTTTGAAAACATCTGATAACAAAATTATTGCAGTTGATGCCAAAGTAAATTTAGATGACAACGCTTTGTACCGTCATCCAAAATTAGCAGAAATGCGTGACGTTCGTGAGGAAAATCCAATCGAAGTAGAAGCAAAAGAAGCTGGTTTGAATTACGTTGATTTGGACGGAACAGTAGGTTGTATGGTTAACGGTGCTGGATTAGCAATGGCAACCATGGACTTAATTAAATATGCAGGTTTTGAACCAGCTAACTTCTTGGACGTTGGTGGAACTGCTGATGCAAAACGTGTGGAATTAGCATTCCGTATCATCTTGAAAGATCCAAATGTAAAAGCCATTTTGATTAACATTTTTGGAGGAATCGTTCGTTGTGACCGTGTTGCTCAAGGTGTTGTTGACGCTTACAAAAACATGGGAGACGCTATCAAAGTGCCAATCATCGTTCGTTTGCAAGGTACAAATGCTGAAATTGCTAAAGAATTAATCGATAATTCTGGAATGCCAATTTTGTCTGCAGTACAATTTCAAGAAGCTGCAGATCAAGTACAAGCTGCACTTTCTTAATCAAATAAGAACAGTTTATATATTAGAAATCCTGAACAAAAGTTCAGGATTTTTTTTTGCATAATATGTTGCCTCTGAAATGATTTTGCATATAAAAATAAAGTTATCTTAAAATTTCTATTTTCTCTCCAGTATCGAATATCTTTACAGTACTTAATCTGTTAAGAGATGAAACTTCATATACAAAATAATTTTACAGCCGAATTACCTGCCGATTCAAGCGAAATTAATACGCCGAGACAAGTTGAGAAAGCTTGTTTTTCTTATGTAACGCCTAAACAACCTTCTAATCCTTTATTGATTCACGCTTCAACGGAAGTGGGGGATTTGATAGGATTATCTCCAGAAGATATTGCTTCGAATGATTTTTTGAATACTTTTTCTGGAAAGAGAATTTATCCCAATACCAAGCCTTATGCGTTAGCGTATGCTGGACATCAATTTGGAAATTGGGCGGGTCAATTGGGCGATGGCCGAGCTATTAATTTAACCGAAGTTGTTCATAATAATCAATCTTTTACTTTGCAATTGAAAGGAGCGGGGCCAACACCTTATTCTCGTACTGCGGATGGTTTTGCAGTTTTACGTTCTTCTATTCGGGAGCATTTATGTGCAGAAGCGATGCATTATTTAGGAGTTCCAACGACACGTTCCCTTTCGCT from Flavobacterium eburneipallidum includes these protein-coding regions:
- the sucC gene encoding ADP-forming succinate--CoA ligase subunit beta, with translation MDIHEYQGKEILASYGVKVQRGYVANNPQEAVAVAKQLTAETGTGWHVIKAQVHAGGRGKGGGVKLAKNLQQVEEIAEQIIGMQLITPQTSAEGKKVHKVLVAEDVYYPGESETSEFYVSVLLNRATGRNMFMYSTEGGMDIEEVAEHTPHLIFTEEIDPNVGLQGFQARRIAFNLGLSGNAFKEMVQFADALYKAYIGSDASMFEINPVLKTSDNKIIAVDAKVNLDDNALYRHPKLAEMRDVREENPIEVEAKEAGLNYVDLDGTVGCMVNGAGLAMATMDLIKYAGFEPANFLDVGGTADAKRVELAFRIILKDPNVKAILINIFGGIVRCDRVAQGVVDAYKNMGDAIKVPIIVRLQGTNAEIAKELIDNSGMPILSAVQFQEAADQVQAALS